In the Pseudomonadales bacterium genome, GTTTCTGTAGCAAGCGTCCGGCATTCTCTGTATCAGCAATGAACTAAAATCACTAATCTCGGTCAATTAACTGATTGATGACGAAATACAAGCCTGGCCAAGGTTTGTTTTATGCTAGATGTCGGCTCAAATATTGGGATGTATGATCACGTGGCGCATGCTGTAAATAAAAATCGCAATAGTGGTTGACGCAGGTTGGTGAAGTCGATAATATTCGCGCTCCCATTTTGCCCCGCACAATAAAATGTCAGCGGTAAAAGGTTCTTAAATAACTTTGGAGTTAGGTCTGATGCAAAATCAGCGAATCAGAATTCGTTTAAAGGCGTTTGATCATCGCTTAATTGATGTTTCAACCCAAGAGATTGTTGAAACAGCTAAGCGTACAGGCGCTCAAGTGAGAGGTCCTATCCCGTTGCCAACGCGCAAAGAGCGTTTTACGGTATTGGTTTCACCGCATGTTTATAAAGACGCGCGTGACCAATATGAAATCCGTACGCACAAGCGCTTGTTAGACATCGTTGAGCCAACTGAAAAAACAGTTGATGCTTTGATGAAGTTGGACTTGGCGGCAGGTGTCGAGGTTCAAATCAGCTTAGGCTAGGCAGTCGCTTGGCGTAAGTTGGAGTTGGAAGTTTTTTCTAACTATAAAAATTAAAGGTTCCCATCAAGATTGATGGAAGTCGTGGGTAACGCTCGAAAGGGCGGCCATAGAGGGTAAGCCCCGTACACATGAGGTTTGAGAGATGACTATTGGTTTAGTCGGCCGCAAATGCGGTATGACTCGCATATTTACAGAAGATGGAGCATCGGTTCCCGTTACTGTTGTTGAAGTAGCGCCGAACAAGGTGACTCAGGTTAAGACTGTCGACACAGACGGTTATTCTGCCATTCAAGTTACTCAAGGTGCTAAGAAAGCATCTCGCGTCAATAAAGCCGAAGCAGGTCACTTTGCTAAAGCAGGTGTTGAAGCGGGTGTTGGCCTTTGGGAATTCCGCACAGAAAACACAGAGCAAGCCTTTGAAGTTGGCCAAGAGCTGACAGTTGCCTTGTTTGAAGCTGGTCAGGCTGTCGATGTTACAGGTCAGTCTAAAGGTAAAGGTTTTCAAGGTGGTGTGAAGCGTTGGAATTTTAAAACACAAGACGCTACTCACGGTAACTCACTTGCGCACCGCGCGCCTGGCTCTATTGGTCAATGTCAAACACCTGGTCGTGTTTGGAAAGGCAAGAAAATGGCCGGTCACATGGGTGCCGAACAAGTCACTACGCAGAACCTAGAAGTTGTGCGTGTTGATGCAGATACAAATGTCATCCTAATCAAGGGTGCTGTTCCTGGAGCGGCTGGCGCAGAAGTTGTTGTGCGTCCTGCTGTGAAAGCCTAAGGGGAATACTGATGGAATTAAGCATTGTTGCTCCTGGTAATTCGTCGGCTGGAACTGTAGAAGTTTCAGAGAAGGCGTTTGCTAGGGACTATAACGAAGATTTAGTGCATCAAGTTGTTACAGCTTATATGGCTGGCGGCCGTCAAGGCACTAAAGCACAGAAGAATCGCGCAGCAGTAAGCGGTGGTGGTAAGAAGCCATGGCGCCAAAAAGGTACTGGCCGTGCACGTGCGGGTACTATTCGCAGCCCAATCTGGGTTGGCGGTGGTCGCGCTTTTGCTGCAAGTCCGCGTAACTTTGAGCAAAAAGTTAACAAGAAAATGTACCGTGCTGCAATGTGTAGCATCGTGTCTGAGCTTGCTCGTCAAGAGCGCTTAGTGGTGGTTGAAGACTTAAATGTTGCCGAGCCAAAGACTAAGTTATTGGTAGCTCAGTTGGCCGAATTAAATGCGCCAAAAGCATTGTTAGTGACTGAAGAAGTGAATACCAATCTTTACTTGGCTGCTCGCAATATTCCGAATGTTGATTCGGTTGATGTGCAAGCGGTTGATCCAGTAAGCCTGGTAAGCTTTGAAAAAGTCGTGGTGACCGTTGCGGCACTGAAAAAGCTTGAGGAGTCATTAGCATGAACCCAGAGCGTATTTATACAACTTTATTAGGTCCACACCTTTCAGAGAAGGCAGCGATTGCAGCAGAAGCTAATCAGTTTGTCTTTAAAGTGGCAATCGATGCTAACAAGTTGGAAGTGAAGAAGGCCGTTGAAAAACTGTTTAACGTTAAAGTTGAAGCAGTCAGAATCGTCAAGACTAAAGGCAAGGTGAAGCGTAACCGTTTTGGTTTAGCTAAGCGCAGCGATGCTAAAAAAGCTATCGTGCGTCTTGCAGCTGGTCACGAAATTGATTTTAGTGTAGCGGAGTAAGGAGCGAATCATGGCAATTGTAAAAGCTAAACCAACGTCTCCGGGTCGTCGCTTTGTTGTAAGCGTTAAGCATGATGACTTACATAAAGGCGCACCTTATAAGCCGTTACTCGAGAAAAAGTCGAAGTCAGGTGGCCGTAATAATAATGGCCGTATCACCACGCGTCATATTGGTGGTGGTCATAAGCAGCACTACCGTGTGATTGACTTTAAACGAAATAAAGATGGCATTCCTGCGGTTATTGAGCGTCTTGAGTACGATCCTAACCGTACCGCGAATATCGCACTTGTACTTTATAAAGATGGTGAGCGTCGCTACATCATTGCGCCAAAAGGCGTTAAAGCAGGTGATGAAATCGTATCGGGTGTCAGTGCGCCAATTAAACCTGGTAACACCTTGCCACTACGTAATGTGCCTGTTGGTTCAGTAGTGCACTGCGTTGAGCTTAAGCCGGGTAAGGGCGCTCAGTTGGCTCGCTCTGCGGGTACATCTGCTCAGCTAGTCGCACGTGAAGGTCAGCATGCTACATTGCGTCTTCGCTCTGGCGAAATGCGTAAGGTT is a window encoding:
- the rpsJ gene encoding 30S ribosomal protein S10, yielding MQNQRIRIRLKAFDHRLIDVSTQEIVETAKRTGAQVRGPIPLPTRKERFTVLVSPHVYKDARDQYEIRTHKRLLDIVEPTEKTVDALMKLDLAAGVEVQISLG
- the rplD gene encoding 50S ribosomal protein L4, which encodes MELSIVAPGNSSAGTVEVSEKAFARDYNEDLVHQVVTAYMAGGRQGTKAQKNRAAVSGGGKKPWRQKGTGRARAGTIRSPIWVGGGRAFAASPRNFEQKVNKKMYRAAMCSIVSELARQERLVVVEDLNVAEPKTKLLVAQLAELNAPKALLVTEEVNTNLYLAARNIPNVDSVDVQAVDPVSLVSFEKVVVTVAALKKLEESLA
- the rplB gene encoding 50S ribosomal protein L2; its protein translation is MAIVKAKPTSPGRRFVVSVKHDDLHKGAPYKPLLEKKSKSGGRNNNGRITTRHIGGGHKQHYRVIDFKRNKDGIPAVIERLEYDPNRTANIALVLYKDGERRYIIAPKGVKAGDEIVSGVSAPIKPGNTLPLRNVPVGSVVHCVELKPGKGAQLARSAGTSAQLVAREGQHATLRLRSGEMRKVLVECRATLGEVSNSEHNLRSLGKAGASRWRGVRPTVRGVAMNPVDHPHGGGEGRTSGGRHPVSPWGTPTKGYKTRKNKRTNKLIVRRRGSK
- the rplC gene encoding 50S ribosomal protein L3 yields the protein MTIGLVGRKCGMTRIFTEDGASVPVTVVEVAPNKVTQVKTVDTDGYSAIQVTQGAKKASRVNKAEAGHFAKAGVEAGVGLWEFRTENTEQAFEVGQELTVALFEAGQAVDVTGQSKGKGFQGGVKRWNFKTQDATHGNSLAHRAPGSIGQCQTPGRVWKGKKMAGHMGAEQVTTQNLEVVRVDADTNVILIKGAVPGAAGAEVVVRPAVKA
- the rplW gene encoding 50S ribosomal protein L23, with the translated sequence MNPERIYTTLLGPHLSEKAAIAAEANQFVFKVAIDANKLEVKKAVEKLFNVKVEAVRIVKTKGKVKRNRFGLAKRSDAKKAIVRLAAGHEIDFSVAE